One window of Dendropsophus ebraccatus isolate aDenEbr1 chromosome 13, aDenEbr1.pat, whole genome shotgun sequence genomic DNA carries:
- the LOC138770844 gene encoding C-reactive protein-like has product MRWIALLVLLLVGLMGTYAEEDLSNKVFLFPKASSTAHVILKPNLKAPLQKLTVCLRSYTELSRNYSLFSLAMSGANQHNAFLIFMKPPDYCSVYVDQSQNLIKTDPDVLDWKHTCVTWDSETGLLQLWVNGKVYPRRVTKKGFSIKPEISIVLGQEQDSFGGGFDLNQCFVGELNDVHMWDYVLTPNDIRKVITNDQTGNVINWRSLNFEIKGSVLIEPKLQCKYSGYASTLYGQC; this is encoded by the coding sequence ATTTGTCAAACAAAGTGTTCCTGTTCCCAAAAGCATCTTCAACTGCGCATGTGATCCTAAAACCTAACTTAAAAGCCCCACTACAGAAGCTGACGGTTTGCCTGAGGTCCTACACTGAGCTTTCTCGCAACTATAGCCTATTCTCTCTTGCTATGTCTGGAGCAAACCAACATAACGCATTTCTCATCTTCATGAAACCACCAGATTATTGTTCTGTCTATGTGGATCAGTCTCAGAACCTCATAAAGACAGATCCAGATGTTCTAGATTGGAAACATACTTGTGTGACATGGGACTCGGAAACTGGATTGCTTCAACTTTGGGTCAATGGAAAAGTCTACCCTAGAAGGGTTACAAAGAAGGGGTTTTCTATTAAACCAGAAATAAGCATTGTTCTAGGGCAGGAACAAGACTCCTTTGGGGGTGGGTTTGATTTGAATCAATGCTTTGTGGGTGAACTGAATGATGTCCATATGTGGGATTACGTTCTTACGCCAAATGACATTCGAAAAGTTATCACCAATGATCAGACTGGAAATGTGATCAACTGGCGATCTCTAAATTTTGAAATTAAAGGAAGTGTTTTAATTGAACCAAAACTTCAATGTAAATATTCGGGGTATGCATCAACCCTGTATGGTCAATGCTAA
- the LOC138770472 gene encoding olfactory receptor 6N1-like, translating into MYNNQSVVEFIVVGFTDITPFHTLLFILFFSLFLIITAGNGIIFAVVVLDYHLHTPMYLFIGTLSFVEICIVITVYPTIFILFLKGRANINVNFCFLQMYAFDAFLVTENYLLSIMAYDRYLAICKALRYHTIMTLKSSKILICLCWFLGLLSPLAMIIMVSHLPFCGPNEIEHLFCDSSPLLTLACASSKLDVTMDLSVSSFSIILNSIIITLIYINILVTILKMKTSEERRKAFSTCLSHLLMSLFYYGSVAFLYMNLQSTYSPAYDLAASIHHSVFTPLLSPLVYSFRNKEIKNFLKKQLPSKTLLIWRENENEMLGKKY; encoded by the coding sequence ATGTATAACAACCAAAGCGTTGTTGAGTTCATTGTGGTTGGATTCACTGACATCACTCCTTTCCACACGTtactttttatattatttttttccctcttcctTATTATCACTGCCGGTAATGGAATTATCTTTGCGGTGGTTGTTTTGGACTACCACCTTCACACACCCATGTATCTGTTCATAGGGACGTTATCCTTTGTTGAGATTTGTATCGTCATAACCGTCTATCCGACAATCTTTATTCTTTTCCTTAAGGGAAGGGCAAATATTAATGtgaatttttgttttttgcaaatgtACGCTTTCGATGCATTCTTAGTCACAGAGAATTACCTTCTCAGTATTATGGCCTATGATCGATATCTAGCTATTTGTAAGGCTCTTCGATATCATACTATAATGACTTTAAAATCAAGCAAGATCTTAATATGTCTGTGTTGGTTTCTTGGGTTGCTTAGCCCGTTGGCCATGATCATCATGGTCTCCCATTTACCTTTCTGTGGACCCAATGAAATTGAGCATCTTTTCTGCGACTCTTCTCCTCTGTTAACTCTTGCTTGTGCCAGCAGTAAACTTGACGTTACAATGGACCTATCCGTGAGCTCTTTCTCCATTATCTTAAATTCTATCATCATcacattaatatatataaatatcctaGTGACAATACTAAAAATGAAAACATCAGAGGAACGTagaaaagccttctccacctgcctGTCTCATCTTCTTATGTCTCTTTTCTACTATGGAAGTGTTGCCTTCTTGTACATGAACCTTCAATCgacttattctcctgcatatgatTTAGCTGCATCAATACATCATTCTGTCTTTACTCCACTTTTGAGTCCACTAGTATACAGTTTTAGGAACAAAGAGATCAAAAACTTCTTAAAGAAACAACTTCCGTCCAAAACTTTATTGATATGGAGGGAGAATGAGAATGAGATGCTTGGAAAAAAATATTGA